Proteins encoded by one window of Candidatus Zixiibacteriota bacterium:
- the pth gene encoding aminoacyl-tRNA hydrolase, with protein sequence MKLVVGLGNPGKKYERTRHNLGFVVVELVAERRGARLRSRRCDSLVGEAVFDGERVLLAKPQTYMNRSGAAVRALLKECGATPQDLIVVYDDLDLPFGRIRIRPGGSAGGHRGVQSILDELAGASFYRVRLGIGRPPEGVDPTDYVLEPFTPEEASRLGEFAGRAADAVACLLLEGPERAMGQFNRAG encoded by the coding sequence GTGAAGCTTGTCGTCGGCCTCGGCAATCCGGGCAAGAAGTACGAGCGGACGCGCCATAATCTCGGCTTCGTCGTGGTCGAGCTGGTCGCCGAGCGTCGCGGCGCCAGGCTGCGTTCCCGCCGGTGCGATTCCCTGGTGGGGGAAGCGGTCTTCGATGGCGAGCGGGTCCTGCTCGCAAAGCCGCAGACTTACATGAACCGCAGCGGGGCGGCGGTAAGGGCGCTGCTGAAAGAATGCGGAGCGACTCCGCAGGACCTGATCGTCGTTTACGACGATCTCGACCTGCCGTTCGGGAGAATTCGCATACGCCCCGGGGGAAGCGCCGGCGGCCACCGCGGAGTGCAGTCGATTCTCGACGAGCTGGCGGGAGCGTCGTTTTACCGGGTGCGGCTGGGGATCGGGCGTCCGCCGGAGGGTGTCGATCCTACGGACTACGTGCTCGAGCCCTTCACGCCGGAGGAAGCGAGCCGCCTGGGCGAGTTCGCCGGGCGCGCGGCGGACGCGGTCGCCTGTCTGCTGCTCGAGGGCCCGGAGCGGGCGATGGGGCAGTTCAACCGGGCGGGGTAG